One genomic segment of Choristoneura fumiferana chromosome Z, NRCan_CFum_1, whole genome shotgun sequence includes these proteins:
- the LOC141433862 gene encoding uncharacterized protein — translation MVNDLKKQKNVNFSQSQTNIVESPGPLSRSRSRSPSPNTSAALRGLVADNERLRRTAAQQSAQIAELASRAARMHAALRPRTAPAALPHGLNRPNATAFGWCKGAGEELSLLGQQPAVLTPGSPQPFLGLCGERRSDSRRHLIKPVACHASPYGATREQQQTENGTNPF, via the exons ATGGTTAATGATTTAAAGAAACAGAAGAATGTTAATTTTAGTCAG TCGCAGACGAACATAGTGGAGTCCCCTGGCCCGCTCAGCCGCAGTCGCAGCCGCTCGCCGAGCCCTAACACTAGCGCAGCCCTGCGGGGCCTCGTCGCTGACAACGAGCGCCTCCGACGCACCGCCGCACAG CAGTCTGCGCAGATCGCGGAGCTGGCGTCGCGCGCCGCGCGCATGCACGCGGCTCTGCGCCCGCGCAccgcgcccgccgcgctgcCACACGG CCTGAACCGTCCCAACGCCACCGCGTTCGGCTGGTGCAAGGGCGCCGGCGAGGAGTTAAGCTTGCTTGGCCAACAGCCGGCCGTGTTGACGCCCGGGTCGCCGCAGCCCTTCCTTGGCCTCTGCGGGGAGCGCCGCAGCGACAGCCGCCG GCATTTAATAAAACCAGTGGCGTGCCATGCGTCGCCGTATGGCGCCACTCGCGAGCAGCAGCAGACCGAGAACGGAACGAATCCGTTCTGA